Proteins from a single region of Trichoderma asperellum chromosome 3, complete sequence:
- a CDS encoding uncharacterized protein (TransMembrane:9 (o15-36i121-144o202-222i229-250o270-303i324-341o347-365i386-405o434-453i)~EggNog:ENOG41) gives MVDNIWAVPLALSNFNIVVAVLGGFISLFGLVSYLLKENYYLSEALISLLIGVALGPHGADFIRPDAYAGCSTSTISKAECIDQRLGTITLNFSRLVLGVQLVIAGVQLPSKYLWKERKSLMLLLGPGMTLMWLTTSFLVWALAGMPNFLHALAVGACVTPTDPVLSAVIVKGKFADNNIPKELQNLIVAESGANDGLGYPFLFFSLYLIKFVGSGATFGGAGEAMGLWFAYTWAYTIILSVIYGAVVGLVAKELLRWAVRRNYVDRESFLVSAVSLALFVLGTCGLIGTDDVLACFIAGNAFTWDDWFRLETLDDSLQPTVDMLLNVSIFLWYGAYLPWTEFRHNTLIPIYKLVPLGILVMLVRRLPWIYGLHKWIHQITERHQALFVGFFGPIGVSAVFYLFITLEFIEKFLSDEEGNPRSDVKDLGEMVRIVVWFLTVCSVVVHGLSIPLGKIGYLMPRTISRVLSENVSNSGGNSRIGSRIGSRISSVSKWLSSKKGDGETTVDAAAGGHPLSSATVSGPSKPHPMLHTVPPRPSASGEDDSSQEDAMPARRREIRFYDEPEPRLVEFVASSSSEGPQHSAPPSGDKLPESKSAEN, from the exons ATGGTTGACAACATCTGGGCTGTGCCGCTGGCGCTGTCCAACTTTAACATTGTGGTCGCTGTTTTGGGGGGCTTCATATCGCTGTTTGGGCTGGTGTCGTACCTCTTGAAGGAGAATTACTACCTATCTGAAGCTC TCATATCTCTCCTCATTGGCGTTGCCCTCGGCCCTCATGGCGCCGACTTCATTCGGCCAGATGCCTATGCTGGATGCAGCACGTCTACCATCAGCAAGGCCGAATGTATTGACCAGCGGCTGGGAACCATCACGCTCAATTTCTCTCGACTTGTTCTGGGTGTCCAGCTGGTAATTGCGGGCGTGCAACTGCCCAGCAAGTATCTCTGGAAGGAGCGCAAGTCTctcatgctgctgctcggccctgggatgaccttgatgtgGCTCACTACGAGCTTTCTTGTCTGGGCCCTTGCTGGGATGCCAAACTTTTTGCATGCCCTGGCCGTGGGCGCCTGTGTCACGCCTACGGACCCTGTGCTGTCTGCGGTTATTGTCAAGGGGAAGTTTGCTGATAACAACATCCCCAAGGAACTACAGAACCTTATCGTTGCTGAGTCTGGTGCGAATGACGGGTTAGGCTacccctttctctttttttccttgtatCTGATCAAGTTTGTCGGCTCTGGTGCTACTTTTGGTGGAGCCGGAGAGGCCATGGGGCTCTGGTTCGCGTATACTTGGGCTTATACCATCATCTTGAGCGTCATCTACGGCGCTGTTGTGGGATTGGTGGCCAAAGAGCTGCTCCGTTGGGCTGTGAGACGCAACTACGTCGATCGGGAGAGCTTTTTGGTCTCTGCCGTATCCTTGGCATTGTTCGTTCTCGGCACATGCGGGCTAATCGGCACAGACGACGTTCTGGCCTGCTTCATTGCCGGAAATGCTTTCACTTGGGATGATTGGTTCCGCCTTGAAACGCTGGATGACTCGCTGCAGCCTACGGTTGACATGCTTCTAAACGTCTCCATCTTTCTCTGGTACGGAGCATACTTGCCGTGGACTGAATTCCGCCATAACACACTCATCCCTATATACAAGCTAGTGCCGCTTGGTATCCTTGTGATGCTCGTGAGGCGGCTGCCCTGGATCTATGGCCTGCACAAATGGATCCACCAAATCACAGAGAGGCACCAGGCTCTCTTTGTTGGATTCTTTGGCCCCATCGGCGTATCGGCAGTGTTCTATCTATTCATTACTTTAGAGTTCATCGAAAAGTTCTTgagtgatgaagagggcaACCCGAGAAGCGACGTCAAGGATTTAGGCGAAATGGTGAGAATTGTGGTTTGGTTCCTCACTGTTTGCAGCGTG GTCGTCCATGGATTGAGCATTCCCCTTGGTAAAATAGGGTATCTCATGCCTCGGACAATCTCTCGAGTGTTGAGTGAGAACGTCAGCAACAGTGGTGGCAACTCGCGCATAGGTTCACGGATAGGTTCACGCATATCTTCCGTGTCTAAGTGGTTATCTAGTAAAAAGGGAGACGGCGAAACTACTgtcgatgccgccgccggcggaCATCCTCTGAGCAGCGCAACTGTTTCTGGGCCCTCTAAGCCTCATCCCATGCTCCATACCGTACCTCCTAGGCCCAGCGCCAGTGGCGAGGATGATTCCTCGCAAGAGGACGCAATGCCGGCCCGCAGACGTGAAATCCGGTTTTATGACGAGCCGGAACCAAGGCTGGTAGAGTTCGtggcttcatcatcatctgaaGGTCCACAACATAGCGCGCCGCCGTCCGGTGACAAACTTCCTGAGTCTAAGTCGGCAGAGAATTAA
- a CDS encoding uncharacterized protein (BUSCO:EOG092D41FH) has product MAVEMEDYFDEPANAKLENANNKDVRLGRLALPNPMIDDLRAQNLPLGVLIPLKTDQEVYQDHYISHAYITRVPTKSANNFVTLLRDLSNAGNANTLPHLRRCAKPADLPAHLKTQLMNDTPTGRQIHTSKSTWIYVVVGESKDFSRDELIGLLSGVEGVEKEPFLSIIPVPMMAPTSQIQAAMWSAQFWPTVYRKNNPLGPHPGMFARGTEDIKNDAPIWVALAHRVALQAKEAGIGEAMGAVIVQRSEKGAELVGLAGDARHYQKNGFGLDNNPMSHCVLRAMSMVAQKLVRYERAVAEQPMERPVLEFDAFQDTPMLELEKECFKQEHPNKDGYLCHGLELYATHEPCVACSMAVLHSRMGKAVFCCHMPRTGGLSADDRPDGGGRGLGLFWRRELNWSLLAWEWEGDGVPDLPPVDPTTHV; this is encoded by the exons ATGGCTGTTGAAATGGAAGACTATTTTGACGAGCCCGCCAACGCGAAACTTGAGAATGCAAACAATAAAGATGTCCGTTTGGGAAGGCTTGCTTTACCTAACCCTATGATCGATGATCTTAGAGCCCAAAATCTCCCTCTGGGCGTTCTGATTCCCCTAAAAACGGACCAGGAGGTTTATCAGGATCACTACATCTCGCACGCGTACATCACTCGAGTCCCGACCAAGTCTGCCAATAATTTTGTCAC ACTCTTGCGCGACTTGAGCAATGCCGGTAATGCTAATACCTTACCGCACCTGCGAAGGTGTGCGAAGCCAGCGGACCTCCCGGCTCACCTGAAGACACAGCTGATGAATGACACTCCAACCGGTCGGCAAATTCACACTTCGAAATCAACCTGGATCTATGTCGTAGTAGGCGAGTCCAAAGACTTCTCCCGTGATGAGCTTATTGGGCTGCTTTCTGGAGTAGAAGGAGTTGAGAAAGAGCCATTCTTGAGCATTATCCCTGTTCCCATGATGGCACCAACGTCTCAAATTCAGGCCGCTATGTGGAGTGCACAGTTTTGGCCAACAGTCTACCGCAAGAATAATCCCCTAGGCCCCCATCCGGGAATGTTCGCCCGTGGCACAGAAGACATTAAGAATGACGCACCAATTTGGGTCGCACTGGCACATCGTGTTGCCCTTCAGGCTAAGGAAGCGGGTATTGGAGAAGCTATGGGGGCCGTGATAGTTCAAAGAAGTGAAAAAGGTGCAGAGCTTGTTGGGCTTGCTGGAGATGCGAGACATTATCAAAAGAATGGATTCGGTCTCGATAACAACCCAATGTCGCACTGTGTCCTGCGTGCTATGAGCATGGTGGCTCAGAAACTCGTCCGGTACGAGCGAGCGGTCGCTGAACAGCCAATGGAGCGCCCCGTCTTAGAATTTGACGCCTTCCAGGACACGCCTATGCTTGAGCTCGAAAAGGAGTGCTTCAAGCAAGAGCATCCAAACAAGGATGGTTACTTATGTCACGGACTAGAGCTCTATGCCACCCATGAGCCCTGTGTTGCGTGCTCCATGGCCGTACTGCACTCTCGCATGGGGAAGGCAGTGTTCTGTTGCCATATGCCTCGCACGGGTGGCCTGAGCGCAGATGATCGTCCTGATGGAGGTGGACGAGGATTGGGTCTTTTCTGGAGACGTGAGCTCAACTGGAGCTTGCTGGCATGGGAGTGGGAAGGCGACGGCGTACCTGACCTCCCCCCTGTCGACCCAACCACTCACGTTTAG